The Methylocystis rosea genome includes the window GCTCGACATTGTGCCGGCGCAGTTCCGGGTGCTGGTGACTCGGCGTCCCAAATACGCCTGTCGCGCCTGCGAGGGCGCGGTCGTGCAGGCGCCGGCCCCGGCGCGGCTGATCGAAGGCGGACTGCCGACCGAGGCGACCGTCGCCCACGTGCTCGTTTCCAAATATGCAGATCACCTTCCGCTCTATCGGCAGGCCCAGATCTACGCCCGGCAGGGCATCGCGCTCGACCGTTCGACGCTCGCCGACTGGGTTGGACGCGCCGCCTGGCATTTGCGGCCCGTGCATGAGCGACTTCTGGAACACATAAGATTGTCGACGAAAATCTTCGCCGACGAGACAAAGGCGCCGGTGCTCGACCCCGGACGGGGGCGCACCAAGACCGGCCAGCTCTGGGCTTATGCGCGCGACGACCGGCCTTTCGGCGGCGCAGATCCGCCGATCGCCGTCTATGTCTATGCGCAAAACCGAAAATCCGAGCAGCCGCTCACGCATCTTGCCGGCTTCACGGGCGTCGTGCAGGTTGACGGTTACGCCGGCTATCGTGCGCTGGCGCAGAAGAACAGCGTGTCGCTCGCCTTCTGCTGGTCGCATGTCCGCAGGCGATTTTACGAACTCGCCGCCGCCGGCCCTGCGCCGATCGCCAGCGAGGCGCTCGAGCGCATCGGCGCGCTCTACGCGGTCGAGAGCAATATCCGGGTCAGAACCCGGATGACCGGCGCGCGGCGCGACAGGAAAAATCCCGCCCCATCCTCGACGCCCTCGAGCCATGGCTGCGTGAAAAGCTCACGCTGATCAGCCAGAAGACCAAGCTCGCCGAGGCGATCCGCTACGCGCTCTCGCGCTGGGACGGCCTAACGCGCTTCGTCGACGACGGGCGCATCGAGATCGACTCCAACATCGTCGAGCGCGCCATCCGCCCCATTGCCCTTAATAGGAAGAACGCTCTCTTCGCGGGTTCCGATGGCGGGGCTGAGAACTGGGCGATCGTCGCATCGCTTATCGAGACCTGCAAGATCAACGGCGTCGATCCGCAAGCCTATATGACCGACGTCCTCACGAAGATCGTCGACGGCCATCTCGCCAGCAAACTCGACGAACTCATGCCCTGGGCCTACGCGCAGCCGGTCGCACTCAAAGACGTGGCCTGAAAACAGCGGTTACCCATCATCGGCGGACAGACCTAAAGCGCCGTCGAGATCGGCCTCCGGTTGCGGCCTCTCCAAAAGCCCTTCGTCTTCGAGCCGTTCGATATCGGGAAGCTCGCGCAATGTCGCGAGTCCGAAGACCTCCAGGAATTTCTTGGTCGTCACATAGGCGAACGGCGCGCCGGGCCGAGGCGCGCGCAAGGCGCCGTCGATCAGGCCATGGCGCTTGAGCGCGCCGATGACGTCGCGGCTGATCTCTTTGCCGGCGACCGACGAGAGTTCGGCGCGGGTGGCGGGTTGCAGATAGGCGATCGCGGTCACCGCCAAAATCTCGGTCGGCGTCAATTCGGGCGCGCCCGCAATGCGCAGATCGCCGCCGGCCGCCGCGCGGATCGCCGGCGCGAAACGCGGCCTGGTGCGCAGCTGATAGCCGCCGGCGACAAAGACGAGTTCATAGGGTCTCGCGCGTAAATCGTCGCGGATGTCGGCGATCAGGTCGTCGAGATTGCAGGTCGCGCCAACCAGCCTGGCGAGCGTCTCGCGCGATACCGGGGTCCGCGCGGCGAAAATCACCGCTTCGACGCGCCCCATCCACTCGCGCCAGCGCACGGCTTCCGGCAACTCCATAAGCGCGGGATCGAATGACTCGTGCAGCTCGCTTTTTTGGGGGCGGCCCATGTTTGCGCCTCACATTGGTTCTTGCCGCGTTTGCTTCATCAAAGCCGCTTGCTCTTTGCTCGACAACGCATTTTTAAAACGTGTTTCCCGCGCCGAACCGGCGTCCACTTCGACTGGAAACGCTTCAGAGCCCATAAAGCCGGAAGCTCGCGCGCCCCGAGAGCTCTCGCACGGCGCGAAGTTCAATGAGCCGATCAAACAGACGCCGCGCGCCGCGGTCGGAGAGCCTTGCCGTTTTCGCCGCGCGCGCCGGCGTCACGCAATCATCGGCGAGCAGCATCTCGATGACCGGCGCCGCGCTCTTGGCCCGCAATTTCGGCGCGGCGTCGAGAAGTTTTTGCGTTTGGCGCGACAAGGCGCCAGCGACATCGATCGCCTCACCCGCCGCAAGCGCGTAGGCGCCGGCGAGCGCGGTCGACCAGTCGCTGTCGCGTGGACGCGCTCGACGGCCGTTTTGACCGCGGCGCAATGCGGGATGCGCGACCACCGTGGCCAGCAGCGGAATTGGCGCCTTCCAGCCGAGTTTTTGCGCCAGCGCGACATCGGCGAGCCAGAGGACAAAGATTTCCGCATCGATTGCAGGGACGGCCGCGAGACAATGCATCGCCGCTTCGCTCACGCGCGCGGCCGCGGCGAGCGGCTCGTCGGCCTTTATCATGGCGTCACGCAACGCGCCGGCGAGACCCTGCGCGTCCATGGCGCTCGGCGCCCCAACATGTTCAGCGGCGATCGCCAATGTCGCTGCGTCAAATTTCACGGAGCGCGACGCAAACAGCCGAAATAGGCGATGCAGGCGGCCGGCCGGGCTGGTCTCGCCGCCGTAGCCGGTGAGATGCTCGGCGTCGCGGAGCGCCGCTTCGTCCTCGCGCAGCCGCGCGAGACGCGCGCAGGCCGCGGCGGCTGTGAGCGCCAGGCGCTGGCGCAGCGCGCCCGAAAAAACCGGCTCGACGCCGAAGTTTTTGCCGGCATTAGAAACATCGACGGAGTCTCTGCCGGCGCTCGAAACATCGGCGCCGGCGCGCAAAATCTGATCGAGATGGGCGATCCCGGCGCCGGCGAGAAACATCGCGTTTCTGACGCCGCCGGCGCCGCCGTTGAGCCTCGCCCAACGCGGAAGCGGCTGGATTTCCGGAAGATTTGGGGGGCGCGACGGGTTTAGAGGACGGCTTCGCACGACGCGCCGCGGGCGCGCCATCGGCGCGGGTTCAAGGCTCAACGGGTGGGGCGAATCGCTTTCCAACATGCGCGGAATCGTAGGCGCGGAACGGGTCCAGCGGCAAGCCACGGCGGCGCTTTATCGTTAAATTTAGCGCCATATCCGCCCTGCTTGTCGGCTCTCCCACATGTCCGATAATGTGCGCTTATCGGACATGATTCGAAAGGCTTGGAAAATCGGGAAAAATTTCGCGTTTGATCGCTGGACAGCCTTCTGACGCGTCGGATTCTTCCGGCCAAGGCTCCGCTTGAATGACCGGACTCCCCCGTGGGAAATGTCGGAGAGCCGCAATTTTATGGGATCCGAGTGTCGGACAGCCATAATTTGTGGGATTGGGCGCTCGGCGCGGCGGGACCGCGCATAATTTCGCAATGCCGATTCACAATTCATGGGACAAGCCGCGCCGAAATTTGTGGGACTCGCGCATAATTTATGGAACTGCGCTGCAATCGACGCCGTCGCGGAGCCTTTCCAGCCGGCTGCGCGTCGGTCAGGCGTCGTAACTCGACGCCGATGCGACGGCGCGTCGCAGACGGCCAGGTCCTCAAAATACGACGCAGGTTCGTCTCCCCCTCGGCGTCGGCCGCCGCCAGCGCCGCCGCCGCGTGTTCGACGGGATTTTCGGTCAGGCGCGCCACGCCGACGGCCAAAGCGTAGTTCTGTAAGAGCGAGCCGCACGCGAGCGCGGCGAGCCCCGGGCGAACTGGCTTGGCGAGCACGGGCGCGAAGCGATCATATTCCGGCGCGGCGACAAGCAGGGCCTGGCGGACGATCGGCCGGGTCAGAAACGCGTGGTTGGCGCGGCGCGCCTCCAGTGAGAGTCGCGGCTGCTCCGCCAGGGATGGCGGCGACGGGCGACGGTAGGGTGTGGTCAGGAACCGCAGCAGCTCCGGAACCGGCGGGTCGATCTCGCCCACGGCGTCGCGCTCCTCGGCCCAGGCCGCCAAGCGGGCGACGCCGCGGCGCGCCAGCGGATCGAGGCGTTCGAGAACGCTTTCGGGCAGAAAGCTCTGCATCGGCCGCTTGTCGCGCCCCCGCAGCCGAACGCCGTGCACGGAACACCAAAAGGTCCAGGGCAGCGCCGCATCCTTGCGGCCGATCGCGGGAGTTTGAGCGCAAAGCGGGCAAAAATATCTGGCGCTCGGCGCGATCATGACACGGGCGTGCGGCGCCAGGGTCGCGAATGTCATCGCGTCGATCGTGGACGCGCTCAGCCCGGCGCGCGCCGCGATCAAGGCCCCCTGCCCCGCCGACAGGTCCTGTTCCAGCGTCAGCGGCGAAACTCCCGCGAGCCCGAAATGGTCGAGCAGCGCGCTCGCCGATAAGCCGTATATCCCGGCGACCCGCGACAGCCACGACGACAGGCGCTCTTCCGCCGCCGGTCGCGGCGCGACAGGCAAGAGCGAGGCGAGCGCCGCCGCGTTCACACCGCCTCCCCGAGCAACGAGGTCGTCCTGGCGACCTCGAAATCCGATCCCATGATCCGCTCCTCGCCGCTGACGATGGCGGCGACGGCAAGCCGCGTCATCAAGGAGAAGATCGCAGCGGTGACGCCGCCCGTCGTCTCAAGGATGCTTTTGAGCGCCCGCTCGCCGATCTCGCTTTGCCGGCGCAACGGCAGCGTGCGCTGCAAACTTCCGATCAACGCCGCGAAATCCTGGTCGTTCCGCCAGGGCGGGAGCGCGATGGCCTCGAAGCGGCGCACGAGTTGCTCGTCGGTCTTGAGCGCATTGCGGGCCTGCTGGGTGCCGACGCAAACGAGCGGGATGCGCAGCTCGTTGCCCAAAAACCGCAGCATGTTGAGGAACCGCGCCTGCTCGCGCACCGTGCCCGCGTGGAGGCTGTGCACCTCGTCGATGACCAGCATGCCCGGCTGCGCCTGCTCCAGCACACGCAACGCCACATTCTCCAAAGCGCCGAGCGTCGGCCGGGTCGGCTCCGGCGCGCCGATCGCCGCGAGCAGCCGCTTGTAAAACCGCGCTTCATCCGGCCCCGAGACCATCTGG containing:
- a CDS encoding TniQ family protein, with protein sequence MNAAALASLLPVAPRPAAEERLSSWLSRVAGIYGLSASALLDHFGLAGVSPLTLEQDLSAGQGALIAARAGLSASTIDAMTFATLAPHARVMIAPSARYFCPLCAQTPAIGRKDAALPWTFWCSVHGVRLRGRDKRPMQSFLPESVLERLDPLARRGVARLAAWAEERDAVGEIDPPVPELLRFLTTPYRRPSPPSLAEQPRLSLEARRANHAFLTRPIVRQALLVAAPEYDRFAPVLAKPVRPGLAALACGSLLQNYALAVGVARLTENPVEHAAAALAAADAEGETNLRRILRTWPSATRRRIGVELRRLTDAQPAGKAPRRRRLQRSSINYARVPQISARLVP
- a CDS encoding DUF1403 family protein; this encodes MLESDSPHPLSLEPAPMARPRRVVRSRPLNPSRPPNLPEIQPLPRWARLNGGAGGVRNAMFLAGAGIAHLDQILRAGADVSSAGRDSVDVSNAGKNFGVEPVFSGALRQRLALTAAAACARLARLREDEAALRDAEHLTGYGGETSPAGRLHRLFRLFASRSVKFDAATLAIAAEHVGAPSAMDAQGLAGALRDAMIKADEPLAAAARVSEAAMHCLAAVPAIDAEIFVLWLADVALAQKLGWKAPIPLLATVVAHPALRRGQNGRRARPRDSDWSTALAGAYALAAGEAIDVAGALSRQTQKLLDAAPKLRAKSAAPVIEMLLADDCVTPARAAKTARLSDRGARRLFDRLIELRAVRELSGRASFRLYGL
- a CDS encoding TniB family NTP-binding protein, coding for MTEDFEHLFATIRPIAALSSEERLRRIRADRWINYPRAQQALAMLEELISFPRRARMPNLLIVGESGMGKTMIVEKFARDHPAYFDAVNGLKRMPVVLVQMVSGPDEARFYKRLLAAIGAPEPTRPTLGALENVALRVLEQAQPGMLVIDEVHSLHAGTVREQARFLNMLRFLGNELRIPLVCVGTQQARNALKTDEQLVRRFEAIALPPWRNDQDFAALIGSLQRTLPLRRQSEIGERALKSILETTGGVTAAIFSLMTRLAVAAIVSGEERIMGSDFEVARTTSLLGEAV
- the scpB gene encoding SMC-Scp complex subunit ScpB, which produces MGRPQKSELHESFDPALMELPEAVRWREWMGRVEAVIFAARTPVSRETLARLVGATCNLDDLIADIRDDLRARPYELVFVAGGYQLRTRPRFAPAIRAAAGGDLRIAGAPELTPTEILAVTAIAYLQPATRAELSSVAGKEISRDVIGALKRHGLIDGALRAPRPGAPFAYVTTKKFLEVFGLATLRELPDIERLEDEGLLERPQPEADLDGALGLSADDG